Proteins from a single region of Bdellovibrio bacteriovorus HD100:
- a CDS encoding GyrI-like domain-containing protein — protein MKYILVFVAVTMISFGLFLANYLGAFKGVDISESVQGPFKIVYVEHVGPYHKVNKQLERIEKYMTSQNMTCGRTFGEYLDDPQVVEEARLRSKVGCIITGEPPQLVEGLQVGEIPQRKYVMAVFTGSPGIGPLKVYPRVNDFMLKQNLKQTGAVIEIYEIHSITEKNAMTTTYLFPVQ, from the coding sequence ATGAAGTATATTTTGGTATTTGTTGCAGTAACGATGATCTCTTTCGGCCTTTTCCTGGCGAACTATCTGGGTGCCTTTAAAGGTGTTGATATTTCTGAATCCGTTCAGGGTCCCTTCAAGATCGTCTATGTTGAACACGTGGGCCCTTACCACAAAGTGAACAAACAGCTTGAGCGCATTGAAAAGTACATGACTTCCCAGAACATGACCTGCGGCCGCACCTTCGGTGAATACCTGGATGATCCACAAGTCGTGGAAGAAGCCCGTTTGCGCTCCAAAGTGGGCTGCATCATCACGGGCGAGCCACCACAGCTGGTGGAAGGCCTGCAAGTGGGTGAAATCCCACAACGCAAGTACGTGATGGCGGTGTTCACTGGGTCCCCTGGTATTGGGCCGTTGAAAGTGTATCCTCGCGTGAATGACTTCATGCTAAAACAAAACTTGAAACAGACCGGCGCCGTTATTGAGATCTACGAGATCCACTCCATCACCGAGAAAAACGCCATGACCACCACTTACCTGTTCCCGGTTCAATAA